One genomic region from Chthonomonas calidirosea T49 encodes:
- a CDS encoding ATP-dependent DNA helicase, translating to MSEEKTPGGNRGGRQGHNSAKTISLEKLLGPNGPLARHLKSYEFRAEQLEVATAIEQAMEEGKVCLVEAGTGVGKTLAYLIPAVREALKGRITVISTHTIGLQTQLIQKDIPLALSLFPGAKDRVRATLMKGRGNYLCKLELENAKHNLFLLGDPLFKQVERWQSRPGCSGDVADLPFPFSAWNEIACNVDTCRGQECRFYEECFYYRMRHEATESEIIVVNHALFLSDLALRYTEPEAGILPDYHHVVLDEAHHIEDVATKTFGIEYSARRLSNLLERIGYRNDLDIDKTRLQALEQMNAELFTLLAQGKRSEYLLEEGLDEQKLQQASELAALLQNSLRALEGELLDIARQDESLRDVAEGLGHLCGRAREELQLLFSEQQENHIRWVEVYGETVRTAKAREAQSNIPLPRVVLHRTPVSIAEVLDKALWQSERLLRRTGSVTLISATLATSGSFEFLRKRLGIPEDAIERIVGSPFRYKEQALLYVPAHLPEPTSQPSPCYIEQVVEEIVRILNLTEGRAFLLFTSRAMLDAVKERLRLLVPYPLFVQGEMPAGMLLEAFRNSQNGCLLGLQTFWEGVDIPGDALSCVIIDRLPFAVPDSPIMRARQKEIVEQEGDWFRDLAMPIAQIKLKQGFGRLIRSHSDRGIVCILDTRLIKRGYGAEFVRHLPPASRASKWFRVERFWREGRV from the coding sequence GTGTCTGAAGAGAAAACGCCGGGTGGCAATAGAGGGGGGAGGCAAGGGCACAACTCAGCCAAAACCATATCTTTAGAAAAGCTGCTTGGCCCTAACGGGCCTCTTGCCCGCCATTTGAAAAGCTACGAGTTTCGAGCCGAACAGCTTGAGGTGGCTACGGCCATAGAGCAGGCTATGGAGGAGGGTAAGGTCTGTTTGGTTGAGGCGGGCACCGGCGTTGGCAAAACTTTGGCCTACCTTATTCCTGCCGTACGGGAGGCGCTGAAAGGGCGCATAACGGTTATCAGCACGCACACTATCGGGCTACAAACTCAGCTGATTCAAAAGGACATTCCTTTAGCGCTCAGTCTTTTCCCAGGAGCCAAAGATCGGGTTCGCGCCACCCTCATGAAGGGACGTGGCAACTACCTGTGCAAGCTCGAATTAGAGAACGCGAAACATAACCTATTTCTCCTTGGCGATCCGCTCTTTAAACAGGTGGAGCGCTGGCAGAGCCGACCTGGGTGCAGCGGCGATGTGGCCGACCTTCCCTTCCCCTTCTCCGCATGGAACGAGATCGCCTGCAACGTAGATACCTGTCGGGGCCAAGAGTGCCGTTTCTATGAAGAGTGTTTCTACTACCGTATGCGCCACGAGGCCACGGAGAGCGAGATCATCGTGGTGAATCACGCGCTGTTTTTGAGCGACCTTGCGCTTCGCTACACCGAGCCGGAGGCCGGTATTCTACCGGACTACCACCATGTAGTCCTCGACGAAGCCCATCACATAGAGGACGTTGCCACGAAAACCTTTGGCATTGAATATAGCGCGCGGCGACTGTCGAATCTCCTCGAACGCATTGGCTATCGCAACGACCTCGACATTGATAAAACCCGTCTGCAGGCGTTGGAGCAGATGAATGCCGAGCTCTTTACCCTACTTGCGCAGGGTAAACGCTCAGAGTACCTTCTGGAAGAGGGGTTGGATGAGCAGAAACTGCAGCAAGCCAGCGAACTGGCGGCGCTGCTGCAGAATAGCCTACGGGCTTTGGAGGGGGAGCTGCTAGATATCGCTCGTCAAGATGAAAGCCTACGTGATGTGGCTGAAGGGCTCGGCCATCTCTGCGGCAGAGCACGTGAGGAGCTGCAACTTCTTTTTTCAGAACAACAGGAAAACCACATCCGATGGGTGGAGGTTTACGGGGAGACCGTACGTACCGCGAAAGCAAGGGAGGCTCAAAGCAATATCCCCCTGCCACGGGTGGTATTACATCGTACCCCTGTCTCCATTGCTGAGGTACTGGACAAAGCCCTTTGGCAAAGCGAGCGCCTACTGCGTCGCACAGGAAGCGTCACCCTCATCTCGGCGACGCTGGCCACATCCGGCTCGTTTGAGTTTTTGAGAAAACGCCTTGGTATTCCTGAGGATGCTATCGAGCGCATTGTAGGAAGTCCCTTCCGATATAAGGAGCAGGCGTTACTCTACGTGCCCGCACATCTCCCTGAACCGACTTCCCAACCCTCCCCCTGCTATATCGAGCAAGTTGTGGAAGAGATCGTTAGGATTTTGAATCTTACAGAGGGCCGCGCGTTTCTTCTGTTCACCTCCCGCGCCATGCTCGACGCCGTGAAGGAGCGGCTGCGTCTGTTGGTGCCCTACCCGCTCTTCGTGCAGGGTGAGATGCCTGCCGGCATGTTGTTAGAGGCGTTTCGCAACAGCCAAAACGGATGCCTCTTAGGGTTACAAACGTTCTGGGAAGGTGTAGACATCCCCGGCGATGCGCTCTCCTGCGTCATCATAGACCGCTTGCCCTTTGCGGTACCTGACTCGCCGATCATGCGCGCTCGCCAAAAAGAGATCGTTGAGCAAGAGGGCGACTGGTTTCGCGATCTCGCCATGCCCATTGCCCAGATCAAGCTGAAGCAGGGCTTCGGCCGGCTGATTCGCTCGCACTCCGATCGTGGCATCGTCTGCATTTTAGATACTCGCCTTATTAAACGCGGCTATGGAGCCGAATTTGTGCGCCATCTGCCGCCCGCCTCGCGTGCTAGCAAATGGTTTCGTGTGGAACGCTTTTGGAGAGAGGGGAGAGTTTAA